One part of the Caproiciproducens sp. CPB-2 genome encodes these proteins:
- a CDS encoding O-antigen ligase family protein, whose protein sequence is MINIDFQKTKLPVRDFDSLLVLLLTVSIFTPFYFSVAVTCGIAVMTMMNCKIRTKAFSSPYSKYLLGFLIIPFFVSATYNNYWGMLYAIVILAAATCAFYVRSVMTRQLFDQVMDVSCIASIWCAMIAVFQKITAYGAAPRYRPVSAFHNANCYGMMIEFIIIIAIYRIFTKAKNKNFYLGVIGINLVGLYLSASLSAFVATACAVMTVLFYKKRYRLAGGLVLLAAAFISVSLIFPSIFPRGLEAIDSTCGQRISIWTTAIKGIVRHPFLGTGALSYQMICEQLGGYKTYHCHNLLLDTLLNFGFIGFGAIGFYAAMQLKLLALRFKNNLGRDLNILVLAAVVAVSVHGLTDVTIFWIQTGMMFLLMFSSTGIGSEYLERRLRLPSLIPDYAEDVKAQPVYLKN, encoded by the coding sequence ATGATAAACATTGATTTTCAGAAGACAAAGCTGCCTGTCCGGGATTTTGACAGTTTGCTCGTTTTGCTGCTGACAGTCTCTATTTTTACTCCCTTTTATTTCAGCGTTGCCGTAACCTGCGGGATCGCCGTGATGACGATGATGAACTGCAAAATAAGGACGAAAGCTTTTTCGTCTCCGTACTCCAAATATCTGCTCGGCTTTTTAATCATTCCTTTTTTTGTGTCCGCCACCTATAACAATTACTGGGGCATGCTCTATGCCATTGTGATTCTGGCCGCCGCGACCTGCGCCTTTTATGTCAGAAGCGTCATGACGCGCCAGCTTTTCGATCAGGTCATGGATGTGTCCTGTATTGCGAGTATCTGGTGCGCGATGATCGCGGTTTTTCAGAAGATCACCGCTTACGGCGCCGCGCCCCGATACCGCCCGGTTTCCGCGTTTCACAACGCGAACTGCTACGGCATGATGATTGAATTTATTATCATTATTGCCATCTATCGGATTTTTACAAAGGCAAAGAACAAAAACTTTTATCTGGGCGTTATCGGCATCAATCTGGTCGGGCTTTATCTGTCAGCGAGCCTTTCGGCCTTCGTTGCCACCGCGTGCGCGGTTATGACCGTCCTGTTTTACAAAAAGAGATACAGGTTGGCTGGCGGCCTGGTGCTGCTTGCGGCTGCGTTTATTTCCGTCAGCCTTATTTTTCCGTCGATTTTCCCAAGGGGGCTGGAAGCGATCGACAGCACCTGCGGACAGCGGATTTCAATTTGGACAACCGCGATCAAGGGGATTGTACGCCATCCGTTTTTGGGAACCGGCGCGCTTTCCTATCAGATGATCTGTGAGCAGCTGGGCGGGTACAAAACCTACCACTGCCATAATCTGCTGTTGGACACCCTGTTGAATTTCGGTTTTATCGGGTTCGGCGCAATCGGTTTTTATGCGGCTATGCAGCTGAAACTGCTGGCTTTGCGGTTTAAGAACAATCTGGGCAGAGATCTGAATATTCTTGTCCTTGCCGCCGTCGTTGCGGTCTCCGTGCACGGCCTTACCGACGTTACGATTTTCTGGATTCAGACGGGAATGATGTTCCTGCTGATGTTTTCGTCGACAGGTATCGGGTCGGAGTACCTCGAGCGCAGGTTGCGTCTGCCTTCGCTCATTCCGGACTACGCCGAGGACGTCAAGGCACAGCCTGTCTACCTGAAAAACTGA
- the mgtA gene encoding magnesium-translocating P-type ATPase, with translation MKKNKLQATGISAQAIAQKLAEYSRMEKYMLLSALKTREKGLDIVDVEMFSEEYKSNEISHEKPKPWYVQLIKAFVNPFTLVLLIIAAISFLTEVVLAKPDEKSPAAVIVILFLVLVSGGLRFFQEFRSGKEAEGLKSMVKTTATVIRRENGREEIPMAELLPGDIVVLSGGDMIPADVRILKAKDLFVSQSALTGEAEPVEKYPEPGKTTEGHNLFDLRNICFMGTNVISGAATAVVLATGDFTYFGNMAKELSGDRAPTSFDKGVNAVSYLLIRFMLVMVPVVFLINGITKHDWIEALLFAISVAIGLTPEMLPMIVTTNLAKGAVSMSRQKTVVKHLNSIQNFGAMDILCTDKTGTLTRDEIIIERHLNVRGEEDIRVLKHAYLNSYFQTGLKNLIDLAVIEKAGEESITYLNNEYTKVDEIPFDFSRRRMSVVLKNRTGEAQVITKGAVEEVMEICSFCEYDGEVVPLTGELRQQVVRMTDELNAQGMRVIAVAQKKNPAVEGVFGVKDESGMTLMGYLGLLDPPKESAATAIRALKEYGVQVKVLTGDNEGVTQKICGEVGLPVDKILLGSQLEKMSEGELLKQVEDTTVFAKLSPVQKARVVDALQELGHTVGFMGDGINDAQALSKADVGISVDTAVDIAKESADIILLEKDLMVLEHGVIEGRKIFGNIIKYIKMTASSNFGNMLSMLVASAFLPFLPMMPVQILVLNLLYNISQISIPWDNMDEDYLRVPRKWEASSIGKFMIFIGPVSSVFDIATYLLMWFVFGCNTASDPALVALFNAGWFVESLISQTLIVHLIRTPKLPFIQSRAASPVVLLTTVIMAIGVAIPFTPLGEYLGLAALPLPYFGWLAVIVLGYTLFAQIVKSLYIRKNRSWL, from the coding sequence ATGAAAAAGAATAAACTGCAGGCAACCGGAATCAGCGCGCAGGCCATTGCGCAAAAGCTGGCGGAGTACTCCAGAATGGAGAAGTACATGCTGCTCTCCGCCCTGAAAACGAGGGAAAAGGGACTGGACATTGTCGATGTGGAAATGTTTTCCGAAGAGTACAAAAGCAATGAGATTTCCCATGAGAAGCCAAAGCCTTGGTACGTGCAGCTGATCAAAGCCTTTGTCAACCCGTTCACCCTTGTCCTGCTGATTATTGCCGCGATTTCCTTCCTGACGGAGGTGGTCCTCGCAAAGCCGGACGAAAAAAGCCCGGCGGCCGTGATCGTCATTCTTTTTCTGGTCCTGGTAAGCGGGGGGCTGCGCTTCTTTCAGGAATTCCGTTCCGGAAAGGAAGCGGAAGGGCTGAAATCCATGGTCAAGACGACCGCGACGGTGATCCGCCGCGAAAACGGGCGGGAAGAGATTCCTATGGCGGAACTGCTGCCCGGCGATATTGTTGTGCTGTCCGGCGGCGACATGATTCCCGCGGACGTCCGGATTTTGAAGGCGAAGGATTTGTTCGTCAGCCAGTCGGCCCTGACCGGCGAAGCCGAACCGGTGGAGAAATATCCGGAGCCGGGTAAGACCACGGAAGGGCATAACCTGTTCGATCTGCGGAATATCTGCTTTATGGGGACCAACGTCATCAGCGGCGCCGCTACCGCCGTTGTGCTCGCCACCGGGGACTTCACCTATTTCGGCAATATGGCAAAGGAGCTTTCGGGCGACCGCGCGCCCACCAGCTTTGACAAGGGCGTCAACGCCGTCAGCTATCTTCTGATCCGCTTCATGCTGGTGATGGTGCCGGTCGTCTTCCTGATCAACGGCATCACGAAGCACGACTGGATTGAAGCGCTGCTGTTTGCCATCTCGGTCGCCATCGGCCTGACGCCGGAGATGCTGCCGATGATCGTGACCACCAACCTTGCCAAGGGCGCCGTCAGTATGTCGCGCCAGAAGACAGTGGTCAAGCACCTGAATTCCATCCAGAATTTCGGCGCGATGGATATCCTCTGCACCGATAAAACCGGTACGCTGACGCGCGACGAGATCATTATCGAACGCCATCTGAACGTGCGGGGGGAGGAAGACATCCGCGTCCTGAAGCACGCCTACCTGAACAGCTATTTCCAGACCGGGTTGAAAAATCTGATCGATCTGGCCGTCATTGAGAAGGCCGGAGAAGAGAGCATCACCTATCTGAACAACGAATACACAAAGGTCGATGAGATTCCGTTTGACTTTTCCCGCCGCAGAATGAGCGTCGTGCTGAAAAACAGAACCGGAGAGGCGCAGGTGATCACAAAGGGCGCCGTGGAAGAGGTCATGGAGATCTGTTCCTTCTGCGAATACGACGGGGAGGTTGTCCCGCTGACCGGCGAACTGCGCCAACAGGTCGTGCGCATGACGGACGAGCTCAACGCACAGGGAATGAGAGTGATTGCGGTCGCGCAGAAAAAGAATCCGGCCGTGGAGGGCGTTTTCGGCGTCAAGGACGAAAGCGGCATGACGCTGATGGGCTATCTCGGCCTTTTGGACCCGCCGAAGGAATCCGCCGCCACCGCCATACGGGCCCTGAAGGAGTACGGGGTACAGGTCAAGGTGCTGACCGGCGACAATGAAGGGGTTACGCAGAAAATCTGCGGCGAGGTCGGCCTGCCGGTTGACAAAATCCTGCTGGGCTCCCAACTGGAGAAAATGAGCGAGGGCGAGCTCTTAAAGCAGGTGGAGGATACCACTGTTTTCGCGAAGCTTTCCCCCGTTCAGAAGGCGCGCGTTGTCGACGCGCTGCAGGAGCTGGGCCATACCGTCGGGTTTATGGGCGACGGCATCAATGACGCGCAGGCGCTGAGCAAGGCGGACGTCGGGATTTCCGTGGATACCGCGGTGGACATCGCCAAGGAGAGCGCCGACATCATCCTGCTGGAAAAAGACCTGATGGTCCTGGAGCACGGCGTGATTGAGGGAAGGAAAATATTCGGAAATATCATCAAATACATTAAGATGACGGCAAGCTCCAATTTCGGCAATATGCTTTCCATGCTTGTTGCCAGCGCATTCCTGCCGTTTCTGCCGATGATGCCGGTACAGATTCTGGTGCTGAACCTGCTGTACAACATTTCCCAGATTTCCATCCCGTGGGACAATATGGATGAGGACTACCTGCGCGTGCCGCGTAAATGGGAGGCTTCGAGCATCGGCAAATTTATGATCTTTATCGGACCGGTCAGCTCCGTGTTCGATATCGCGACTTATTTGCTGATGTGGTTTGTGTTCGGCTGCAATACGGCCTCCGATCCGGCGCTGGTCGCGCTGTTCAACGCCGGCTGGTTTGTGGAAAGCCTGATCTCGCAGACGCTGATCGTCCACCTGATCCGCACGCCGAAGCTGCCGTTTATCCAGAGCCGCGCGGCTTCTCCCGTTGTCCTTCTGACTACGGTGATTATGGCGATCGGCGTAGCGATCCCGTTTACGCCGCTCGGCGAATATCTTGGGCTGGCGGCTCTGCCGCTTCCCTATTTCGGCTGGCTGGCGGTGATTGTACTGGGATATACCCTGTTTGCGCAGATCGTCAAGTCCCTCTATATCAGAAAAAACCGTTCATGGCTGTAA
- a CDS encoding glycosyl hydrolase family 18 protein → MVIHIVRQGDSIYSLSRRYGVSIQKIIADNSLENTERLMIGQAIVVDADSVDHTVASGESLYSIARRYDTTVFRILSANPSITDPSRIRAGQVITIPLSTEKLGTIDVNGYAFPNINTTTLENTLPHLTYLSIFSYQVRPDGSLAPIQDTPLIQAAWNQNVGPMMVITNIQEGASFNSDLAHTILANPDIQNTLLENIVRTLNAKQYYGLDIDFEYIFPNDKNNYNSFIKKVVDRLRPLGYIVTTALAPKTSEGQTGLLYEAHDYAAHGTLVDHVILMTYEWGYTYGPPRAVAPVNLVENVLQYAVSVIPSKKILMGIPNYGYDWTLPFVQGSAARSLTNPGAVSLASRVGAQIMFDEEAQSPFFNYYENGKQHVVWFEDARSIQAKLRLVDQYNLGGVSYWTINSFFPQNWIVLNSMYNVRKVR, encoded by the coding sequence TTGGTGATACATATCGTGCGGCAGGGGGACAGCATCTATTCCCTCTCCAGACGCTACGGCGTTTCCATACAGAAAATCATTGCCGACAACAGCCTGGAAAATACGGAACGGCTGATGATCGGGCAGGCGATTGTGGTGGACGCGGACAGTGTCGACCACACCGTGGCTTCCGGAGAGTCGCTGTATTCCATTGCCCGGCGCTACGACACCACGGTGTTCCGCATTCTGAGCGCGAATCCCTCTATCACCGACCCCTCCAGAATCAGGGCAGGCCAGGTCATTACGATTCCCCTTTCCACCGAAAAGCTGGGAACCATCGATGTAAACGGATACGCTTTCCCAAACATCAACACCACTACGCTCGAAAACACCCTGCCCCATCTCACCTATCTCAGCATTTTCAGCTATCAGGTCCGTCCGGACGGCAGTCTGGCCCCCATACAGGATACCCCGCTGATTCAGGCCGCATGGAATCAGAATGTCGGTCCCATGATGGTCATTACCAACATTCAGGAGGGAGCCAGCTTTAACAGTGATCTGGCCCATACCATTCTGGCGAATCCGGATATTCAGAATACCCTTTTGGAAAATATCGTAAGGACGCTGAACGCAAAACAATATTACGGGCTGGATATCGATTTTGAATATATCTTTCCAAATGATAAGAACAACTATAACAGCTTTATCAAAAAGGTCGTCGACAGGCTGCGTCCGCTGGGCTATATCGTTACCACCGCTCTCGCGCCGAAAACCAGCGAGGGACAGACGGGGCTGCTGTACGAGGCGCACGACTATGCCGCGCACGGCACCCTGGTGGACCACGTCATCCTGATGACCTACGAATGGGGCTACACCTATGGGCCGCCCCGCGCGGTCGCCCCGGTCAATCTGGTGGAGAACGTGCTGCAATACGCCGTTTCCGTCATTCCCAGCAAAAAGATCCTGATGGGGATTCCCAATTACGGCTACGACTGGACGCTGCCCTTCGTTCAGGGCAGCGCCGCCCGCTCCCTGACCAACCCCGGCGCCGTCAGCCTCGCGTCCAGAGTGGGCGCGCAGATCATGTTCGACGAGGAGGCACAGTCCCCCTTCTTCAATTACTATGAAAACGGAAAACAGCACGTCGTCTGGTTCGAGGATGCCCGAAGCATTCAGGCAAAGCTCAGGCTGGTGGATCAATACAATCTGGGAGGTGTCAGCTACTGGACCATCAACAGTTTCTTCCCCCAGAACTGGATCGTGCTGAACTCCATGTACAATGTCAGAAAAGTAAGATAA
- a CDS encoding MerR family transcriptional regulator, which produces MEYTIQKLARLSGVSTRTLRYYDEINLLKPARINSSGYRIYGQDQVDRLQQILFYRELDVSLEEIGKILSAPDFAVKDALSSHREKLLAKRARLDALIANVEKTLAYAKGETDMADQEKFEGFKQKLVDENERKYGAEIHEKYGEEAVGRSNRKLKNMTQEEYGRVTALGEEIMQTLLSAYRTGDPAGELAQRAADLHRQWLTFYWDSYSREAHAGVAQMYVDDPRFTAYYDKHQPGLAAFLRDAVLVYTGTKSE; this is translated from the coding sequence ATGGAATACACGATTCAGAAGCTGGCGCGGCTGTCGGGTGTCAGCACACGTACGCTGCGGTACTATGATGAGATCAATCTTCTCAAGCCGGCGAGGATCAACTCATCCGGATACCGTATCTACGGGCAGGATCAGGTCGACCGTTTGCAGCAGATCCTGTTTTACCGTGAGCTGGACGTCAGCCTCGAGGAAATAGGGAAGATCCTCAGCGCACCGGATTTTGCCGTGAAGGACGCGCTGAGTTCCCACCGTGAGAAGCTCCTTGCCAAAAGGGCGCGGCTCGACGCGCTCATCGCCAATGTGGAAAAAACACTGGCTTATGCGAAAGGAGAGACAGATATGGCCGATCAGGAAAAATTTGAAGGCTTTAAGCAGAAGCTCGTTGACGAAAACGAACGGAAATATGGAGCGGAAATCCATGAGAAGTACGGAGAAGAAGCGGTAGGCAGAAGCAACCGAAAGCTGAAGAATATGACGCAGGAAGAGTACGGCCGGGTTACCGCCCTGGGTGAGGAAATCATGCAGACGCTTCTCAGCGCCTACCGGACGGGGGACCCCGCCGGGGAGCTTGCGCAGCGGGCGGCGGACCTGCACCGTCAGTGGCTGACCTTCTATTGGGACAGCTACAGCAGGGAAGCGCACGCCGGGGTCGCGCAGATGTATGTGGACGATCCGCGCTTCACCGCCTATTATGACAAGCACCAGCCGGGGCTGGCCGCGTTTCTGCGTGACGCGGTTCTCGTCTACACCGGTACAAAAAGCGAATAA
- a CDS encoding DUF169 domain-containing protein has product MESKIANAVNLRYSPVAVLFSDSKPEGALQFAQGRHGCVAAMLMSAAKGRTAAFDRQTFGCLGGGTGLGFGNQYTKFPGGIEYYLSTGNQEFARSEAAKNFHTSTPLDIGERYYKTPELAKKFIDSLPMTDVPTEYVLFQPLEQVDGNETPEDIVFLANPDQLSALIVLANYDREAGETETVIAPFGAGCHSVCILPFAQAKKEHPSAIIGMTDISARKYIDKDLLSFAVPYQMFLQMENNVEGSFLQGATWAKVLERNQ; this is encoded by the coding sequence ATGGAGAGCAAAATTGCAAACGCAGTCAACCTTCGTTACTCGCCCGTAGCCGTTCTTTTTTCCGACAGCAAGCCGGAAGGCGCCCTGCAATTCGCACAGGGGCGTCACGGCTGCGTGGCGGCAATGCTGATGTCCGCGGCAAAAGGAAGAACCGCCGCTTTTGACCGTCAGACATTCGGCTGTCTGGGCGGGGGGACCGGGCTTGGCTTCGGCAATCAATACACCAAATTTCCCGGCGGAATCGAGTATTACCTTTCGACGGGCAATCAGGAGTTTGCCCGCAGCGAGGCCGCCAAAAATTTTCATACCTCCACCCCGCTGGATATAGGGGAAAGATATTATAAGACCCCGGAACTGGCAAAAAAGTTCATCGATTCCCTGCCTATGACGGACGTCCCGACCGAATATGTCCTGTTTCAGCCGCTGGAACAGGTGGACGGGAACGAAACGCCCGAAGATATCGTATTCCTGGCAAATCCGGACCAGCTTTCCGCGCTGATCGTCCTGGCCAACTACGACAGGGAAGCCGGAGAAACGGAAACCGTGATCGCCCCCTTCGGCGCCGGATGCCACAGCGTGTGCATTCTGCCGTTTGCCCAGGCAAAAAAGGAACATCCCAGCGCGATTATCGGCATGACGGATATCTCTGCGAGAAAATACATCGATAAGGACCTGCTCTCCTTTGCCGTCCCCTATCAGATGTTTTTGCAGATGGAAAACAACGTGGAGGGCAGTTTCTTACAGGGCGCGACCTGGGCGAAGGTATTGGAGAGAAACCAATAA
- a CDS encoding DUF4177 domain-containing protein: MWEYTTVTFNSLFDTVKSLKRKSDAMLERYGKDGWEFVNFQCAGGLGSMMIFAFKREKK; the protein is encoded by the coding sequence ATGTGGGAATATACAACAGTGACTTTCAACAGCCTCTTTGACACGGTGAAAAGCTTAAAGAGGAAAAGCGATGCGATGCTGGAACGGTACGGCAAAGACGGCTGGGAATTTGTGAACTTTCAATGTGCCGGCGGTCTGGGTTCTATGATGATCTTTGCGTTTAAGAGAGAAAAGAAATAA
- a CDS encoding CPBP family intramembrane glutamic endopeptidase, producing the protein MLTKKVKNVLSPALIVIQYLIFMGCCLAYEKQQGLLIRLPEITALNIGKRALHDSISLFPVIVLLIITLFKDKTLNNLGITLKRPLLIIALFSIYLIMFFLNGDFSMKGYYSAFFYLIIVAFPEELIFRGYLFSKIEEETGFWIAAIISGVLFGAAHSLVPAILYDFTLRQLIRSILSNLLGQGILISGVFALLYKKSHTLFVPVLIHAVLDYSSILFIK; encoded by the coding sequence ATGCTAACTAAAAAAGTTAAAAACGTTTTAAGCCCGGCTCTCATTGTGATACAATATTTGATATTCATGGGCTGCTGTCTCGCTTACGAAAAGCAGCAGGGTTTATTGATTCGTTTGCCCGAGATAACAGCACTGAATATTGGAAAAAGGGCTTTACATGATTCTATAAGTTTATTCCCTGTGATCGTGCTACTAATCATTACGCTGTTTAAGGATAAAACATTAAACAATTTAGGAATTACCTTAAAAAGGCCCTTGCTTATTATTGCCTTGTTCTCAATATACCTAATTATGTTTTTTCTCAATGGTGACTTTTCGATGAAAGGGTATTATTCGGCCTTTTTCTATTTGATTATTGTCGCATTTCCGGAGGAATTAATTTTCAGAGGATATTTATTTTCGAAAATAGAGGAGGAAACGGGATTCTGGATAGCCGCAATTATAAGCGGTGTCCTTTTCGGTGCAGCACATTCGTTGGTGCCGGCTATTCTGTATGATTTTACCCTGAGACAATTAATAAGATCAATTTTATCCAATTTATTAGGTCAGGGGATATTGATAAGCGGAGTTTTTGCTCTATTATATAAAAAGAGCCATACTTTGTTTGTCCCGGTCTTAATTCATGCTGTTTTGGATTATTCCAGTATCTTATTTATAAAATGA
- a CDS encoding EFR1 family ferrodoxin (N-terminal region resembles flavodoxins. C-terminal ferrodoxin region binds two 4Fe-4S clusters.), translating to MVIYYSSTGNSKHVAIKLHETFQGDLVDVCEFEEPAVFYLEDGEPLFLTTFNCFWGISDRMETFIRKSEFMNVSKIVVIITCCGYLGGGDAAIEKLFLEKGLPKPTVYSLVMVTNYSILHDIPSLETQKKKLIHAEKVLHKIIEGTQKPYRSNWLIRRLTPGIHTHYEKARSTSPFTVDHSCIRCGLCVKNCPVHAIEMKENKPFWVLPKCDNCLRCLHHCPVAAINYGDSTRNRLRYTYESCLQRFL from the coding sequence ATGGTAATATACTATAGCTCAACTGGTAATTCAAAGCATGTTGCTATAAAACTGCACGAAACATTTCAAGGGGATCTGGTGGATGTTTGTGAGTTTGAAGAGCCTGCCGTATTTTACTTAGAAGATGGGGAGCCTCTATTTCTGACGACATTTAATTGTTTTTGGGGGATTTCAGACCGGATGGAAACATTCATCCGAAAAAGTGAATTTATGAACGTCAGTAAAATTGTCGTTATTATCACATGCTGCGGGTATTTAGGCGGAGGAGACGCCGCGATAGAAAAGCTTTTTTTAGAAAAAGGACTTCCTAAACCAACCGTCTACTCCCTCGTCATGGTCACAAACTATTCGATACTGCATGACATACCATCCTTGGAGACGCAGAAAAAGAAATTGATTCATGCAGAAAAAGTCCTTCATAAGATCATTGAAGGGACACAAAAACCTTATCGGAGCAACTGGCTCATACGCCGATTAACGCCCGGCATTCACACTCATTATGAGAAAGCCCGAAGCACTTCCCCCTTTACTGTGGACCATTCCTGCATTCGTTGTGGGCTGTGTGTGAAGAACTGTCCGGTTCATGCGATAGAAATGAAAGAAAACAAGCCGTTTTGGGTGCTCCCGAAATGCGATAATTGCCTGCGTTGTCTTCATCATTGTCCGGTTGCGGCAATCAACTATGGAGATTCCACCCGGAATCGTCTGAGATATACTTACGAGTCTTGCCTGCAGAGGTTTTTATAA
- a CDS encoding endonuclease III domain-containing protein translates to MSNKSNWIYNKLLEYYGDLGWWPGNSYEIMVGAVLVQNTAWGNVERSLANFGGRLTPEYVEALPLDELIRHIYPSGFYSAKAVCLKNVTAWYQQYGYSVETVQQQPQGKIRRELLSIKGIGQETADAILLYVFYFPAFVVDAYIKRLAERLSVPVELEYKPLQTYFTEGLEKDAILFGKYHILILEHGKRHCRKKPVCGGCPFINECDFPKRQKSMPLQ, encoded by the coding sequence ATGTCAAACAAATCAAATTGGATTTACAATAAGCTACTGGAATACTATGGAGATCTCGGCTGGTGGCCGGGGAATTCCTATGAAATTATGGTCGGAGCCGTTTTGGTTCAGAATACGGCGTGGGGAAATGTTGAACGGTCGCTGGCAAACTTCGGCGGCAGGCTTACCCCTGAATATGTTGAAGCTTTGCCGCTGGATGAATTAATCAGGCACATCTATCCCAGCGGATTTTACTCTGCAAAAGCGGTCTGTTTGAAAAACGTAACCGCGTGGTATCAACAATATGGATATTCCGTGGAAACGGTTCAACAACAGCCGCAGGGCAAAATCAGAAGGGAACTGCTTTCCATAAAGGGAATCGGGCAGGAAACCGCCGATGCCATCCTGCTCTATGTCTTTTATTTCCCCGCATTTGTAGTCGACGCTTACATAAAAAGGCTGGCAGAAAGGCTGTCTGTCCCTGTGGAACTGGAATACAAACCGCTGCAGACATATTTCACCGAGGGGCTTGAGAAAGACGCCATACTATTCGGCAAATACCATATATTGATTTTGGAGCACGGGAAAAGGCACTGCAGAAAGAAGCCTGTATGCGGTGGCTGTCCATTCATAAACGAATGTGATTTTCCGAAGCGGCAAAAAAGCATGCCTTTGCAGTAA
- the dcd gene encoding dCTP deaminase, producing MILSDKTIIKMLKEKTLLIEPIREEQIQPASVDIRLGNTFSIVEDSPDGIITLQNEIRYKTIQTDKYLLLPGQFVLATTLEYFVMPDNLTAFVEGRSSLGRLGLFIQNAGWVDPGFEGEITLELFNANRCAIELQSGWRVGQLVFAQMDDIALKPYQGKYQGQKGATGSRVFMDKEKK from the coding sequence ATGATTTTATCGGATAAAACCATTATTAAAATGTTAAAAGAAAAAACATTATTGATAGAGCCGATCAGGGAAGAGCAAATACAGCCCGCAAGCGTAGATATCCGTCTTGGAAACACATTCAGTATTGTGGAAGACTCACCCGACGGAATCATTACCTTACAAAATGAAATCAGATATAAAACCATTCAAACGGATAAATATCTTCTTCTCCCCGGACAGTTTGTCCTTGCCACTACGTTGGAGTATTTTGTAATGCCCGATAATCTGACCGCATTTGTTGAGGGAAGAAGCTCCCTTGGAAGATTGGGCCTGTTTATCCAAAACGCCGGATGGGTGGACCCTGGATTTGAGGGAGAAATCACTCTTGAATTATTTAATGCGAACCGCTGTGCGATCGAACTGCAGTCCGGCTGGAGAGTGGGACAGCTTGTATTTGCCCAAATGGATGATATTGCCCTCAAACCCTATCAGGGAAAATATCAGGGGCAAAAAGGTGCCACAGGTTCAAGAGTGTTTATGGATAAAGAAAAAAAGTGA